The following proteins come from a genomic window of Misgurnus anguillicaudatus unplaced genomic scaffold, ASM2758022v2 HiC_scaffold_28, whole genome shotgun sequence:
- the LOC129417187 gene encoding uncharacterized protein has protein sequence MGTNLSALKEHGYTLVSEEKNKILVKNEGGDQFVIKKLSANQDELLFLLHLSHPHIIRHEEFVKDSDCLYLVMEHCEGGDLAQKISNKKEGTVKFSENQILEWIVNTCMALKHLHDQQLLHKNLQPESILFTTFGTIRLGEFEVIRQRSTEEQTAENKPSYVPPEILKGEPYEEKTEIWRLGCVLYELCMLKSPFPGILSVENVQKILTSSYEALPLTFSEELRQLVNDTLQANPASRPSVSEILTRPFIIDYLCEKNKQTIKNLYRTLEELRTLADGLERVHFNTTVGSLTGGVVGLAGGITSVVGLILSPFTFGASLIVTGVGIGTAVAGGITAGASNITNMVNQRTNRQKIKMLIKEFQEKITSTVCSIQNIQIAVETLDRQFSTDDGAFSNTTSGAKAGARLGRGLGGIPEMLRLIEVVNFGKIAAQAARAIRVAEAATGILSALFVAVDIFFVFLDSREIHNIRQDYALRASRRESGSTSNQSSELSDQTSINSDTTDLLPSDTQQAEQLKSETMKFVTKIKETTEELQEILDTLQDAIHPVSEMPDN, from the exons ATGGGCACCAATCTGTCTGCTCTAAAAGAGCATGGCTACACATTAGTGAGTGAAGAAAAGAATAAGATCCTGGTAAAAAATGAAGGTGGCGACcagtttgtcattaaaaagTTGAGTGCTAACCAG gATGAATTACTATTTCTCCTCCACCTCAGTCATCCACACATCATCCGTCATGAGGAATTCGTCAAAG ATTCTGACTGTTTGTATCTTGTAATGGAGCACTGCGAGGGTGGAGATCTTGCTCAGAAAATCAGCAACAAAAAGGAGGGAACCGTTAAATTTTCTGAGAATCAG ATTCTGGAATGGATTGTGAATACCTGCATGGCTTTGAAACACCTGCATGATCAACAGCTTCTGCATAAAAACCTGCAGCCTGAG AGCATATTATTCACCACATTCGGAACCATCCGTCTTGGCGAGTTTGAAGTGATTCGTCAACG GTCCACAGAAGAGCAAACAGCAGAAAATAAACCCTCATATGTTCCACCAGAGATTCTGAAGGGCGAACCTTATGAAGAGAAAAC TGAAATATGGAGGTTGGGATGTGTCCTCTACGAGCTGTGCATGCTAAAGAGTCCG TTTCCTGGAATACTTTCAGTTGAGAATGTCCAAAAGATACTCACATCCTCCTATGAAGCTCTTCCTCTGACCTTCTCCGAGGAACTTCGTCAGCTGGTAAACGACACACTTCAGGCCAATCCAGCGAGCCGTCCGTCTGTCAGCGAGATCTTGACCCGACCTTTTATCATTGATTATCTTTGTGAAAAG AACAAGCAAACTATTAAGAACCTTTATAGGACACTAGAGGAACTGAGAACCCTGGCTGATGGTTTGGAAAGAGTCCATTTCAACACAACTGTAGGTAGTCTCACAGGAGGTGTAGTGGGATTGGCTGGAGGAATCACATCTGTGGTGGGACTTATTCTCTCACCGTTCACTTTCGGAGCATCTCTGATAGTAACAGGAGTGGGAATCGGCACAGCGGTAGCTGGAGGAATAACAGCTGGTGCCAGCAACATAACAAACATGGTTAACCAACGCACAAACCGGCAAAAGATCAAAATGCTCATAAAAGAGTTCCAAGAAAAAATTACCTCCACAGTTTGCTCCATTCAAAACATCCAAATAGCCGTGGAAACTTTAGATAGACAGTTTTCCACAGACGATGGTGCATTTTCTAACACAACATCTGGGGCAAAGGCTGGAGCTCGACTTGGACGAGGACTGGGAGGAATTCCGGAGATGCTCCGTCTAATTGAAGTTGTAAATTTTGGAAAGATTGCAGCTCAGGCCGCAAGAGCCATTCGTGTGGCTGAAGCAGCTACAGGAATTTTGTCTGCACTTTTTGTAGCTGTTGATATTTTCTTTGTGTTTCTGGACTCGAGAGAAATCCACAACATCCGCCAAGATTATGCTTTAAGAGCGAGTCGACGAGAATCAGGATCCACCAGCAACCAAAGCAGCGAGTTGTCTGACCAGACATCAATTAACAGTGACACAACAGATCTACTGCCTTCAGATACTCAACAAGCAGAACAGCTGAAGTCCGAGACCATGAAATTCGTGACGAAAATAAAGGAGACGACAGAGGAGCTTCAGGAGATTCTAGATACACTGCAAGACGCAATTCACCCAGTGTCTGAGATGCCTGATAACTAG